One genomic segment of Centroberyx gerrardi isolate f3 chromosome 4, fCenGer3.hap1.cur.20231027, whole genome shotgun sequence includes these proteins:
- the LOC139927310 gene encoding homeobox protein DBX1-B-like: protein MMFPCSALPPPLYPGLLRPPAALSSPLPRSLPSGFLVEDLLRISQPVSYIHRTFSPRTPGDILPLSAGAGASPRATGSGPDRSVLQSSVPQSRSSSSPGPLHTACPDSGCLKFGVSAILAPSTRSGEFQSLQTKSFPLPFFDGTLHPFIRASYFTASSSVVPVPGTFSWPLAPRGKPRRGMLRRAVFSDLQRKALERTFQKQKYISKPDRKKLASKLGLKDSQVKIWFQNRRMKWRNSKERELLSTGGCRQQTLPTKTNPHPDLTDVGGPYCHALDGTAHDAQALLDGEESHLHRHRRHDPSSPSESSKQSELSESEGEEITVS, encoded by the exons ATGATGTTTCCCTGCAGCGCCCTGCCGCCTCCTCTCTACCCGGGGCTCCTGCGTCCCCCGGCGGCTCTCTCCTCGCCCTTGCCCCGGTCACTCCCCTCCGGCTTCCTAGTCGAGGACCTCCTCAGAATAAGCCAGCCTGTCAGCTACATACACCGGACTTTCTCCCCCAGAACCCCCGGGGACATCCTCCCGCTCAGCGCAGGAGCCGGCGCCTCTCCCCGGGCCACAGGCTCCGGCCCGGACCGGTCGGTCCTGCAGAGCTCTGTCCCGCAGAGCcgctccagctccagccccgGCCCGCTGCACACAGCCTGCCCGGACTCCGGCTGCCTCAAGTTCGGCGTCAGTGCCATACTGGCACCGTCCACACGGAGCGGTGAGT tcCAGAGTTTGCAGACTAAATCCTTCCCACTGCCTTTCTTTGATGGAACCCTCCATCCTTTCATCAGAGCTTCCTATTTCACAG cctcctcctccgTGGTTCCCGTCCCGGGGACGTTTTCGTGGCCCCTGGCCCCCAGAGGGAAGCCCAGGAGGGGCATGCTGCGGCGGGCCGTGTTCTCCGACCTGCAGCGCAAGGCCCTGGAGAGGACCTTCCAGAAGCAGAAATACATCAGCAAGCCAGACAGGAAGAAGCTGGCCAGCAAGCTGGGACTCAAGGACTCCCAG GTGAAGATCTGGTTCCAGAACcggaggatgaagtggaggaaCTCCAAGGAGAGGGAGCTCCTGTCGACGGGCGGCTGCCGCCAGCAGACCCTGCCCACCAAGACCAACCCTCACCCGGACCTCACCGACGTCGGGGGCCCCTACTGCCACGCGCTGGACGGGACGGCGCACGACGCTCAGGCCCTGCTGGACGGCGAGGAGTCGCACCTTCACCGCCACCGGCGTCACGATCCGTCCTCTCCCTCGGAGTCCAGCAAACAGTCGGAGCTCTCGGAGTCGGAGGGCGAAGAAATCACAGTTTCGTAA